A segment of the Natrinema salaciae genome:
GATGGCCGCGGAGCTCCGTATCGGACGGACCGCCATCCTCGAGACGATCAACTCCAACTACGTCGAGACGGCCAAAGCGAAGGGACTGACGAACCGCGTCATCATCTGGAAACACGTCTTCAGAAACGCGCTGATTCCGCTGGTTCCGGTCATCACGAACGAGGCGTTCCTGCTGATCGGCGGCTCGGTCATCGTCGAGTCGATCTTCAACATCAACGGACTCGGCAGGATCTTCTTCCGGGCGACGATACAGGCAGACCTGCCGCTGGCGGGAGCGCTGCTGTTCATCTTCACGGTGATCATCATCCTGCTGAACATCATTCAGGACCTCCTGTACACGATCATCGATCCACGTGTGGGGTACGAACGATGAGTGTGAGTGAATCATTCGAACCGACCGAGACGACCGACGAATCGAGGCCCCTCCGCGAACGCGTCGCCGACAATCCCGGCCCGGCACGGTTCTGGCTGCTCGGTGCCGCCGTGTTGTTCGTCCTCGAATTCGGCCGATACGTGGGCTGGGCACACCAGCTCGTGGGGGCGGTCAAGTACGTCATCGACCTGGTGGGGCTGATACCCAGCTGGATCGGCGACTCGGTCGGCGAGGCGACCGTTCCGATAGTCAGCTACTTCGTGAGCGACGCGATCACGCTGCTCATACTGTTCGGGATCTCGGTTCTCGTCACCAGATTCACGTCCTGGTCCGCCACGGACCGGTTCGACATCGGTCTGAGCGATCGCGTCGTGCGCTTCCTTGAGCGGGTCGTCGTGACCGGCATCCTCGCCACGCTCGCGGTCCTGCTGGCGTTCACGCCGGTCGGCGGACTCGTCAACGGCACGATCGACGGCGTGTTCAACACCCTGTCGTCGATTCCGACGCTCACGAGCCGCGAACTCCTCTCCAATCAGGGCCACAGAACGCCGGGCGGCGGCTGGGACGGAACGTTCCTCGGTCTCTCGCCGGCAGTGGCCTGGGGGATTCGCGTGTTGCTCGTCTACGGCTACGCGCTCGCCGCGATCGTCTGGGTCTGGAAGGGGTACACGATCTTCCGGGACCACTACCGGCAGGCGGACTGGACGCCGCGTGACGACACGATCCGTCGATTCCGAACCCACTACTGGGGACAGTTCGGCCTGATCGTCGTGCTCATGTTCCTGGTCACGGCGCTGTGGGCACCGGCCGTCAGTCCCGTCACCGCGGAACAGAACATCGACGCCCCCTACGAATACGAGATCGAGTACCTCAACGACGACGGCGAGGTCGAGACGATCACGCCCGGACGGGCGAACCTCCACAGCAAATCGAACGGGCAGAACACCATCGGCCCGATGAGTTACGACGACTACGACCGCTGGGCACCACTGGGGACGACGTCGTCCGGACAGGACCTGCTCACCCACGTTGCCTACGGCGCGCAGACGTCGCTGGTGATCGGGCTGCTCGCGATCGGCCTCGGCGGACTGATCGCGGTCACGATGTCGATGCTGACCGCCTACTACAAGGGACTCGTCGACGTCCTGACGGTGATCACGAGCGACACGATCATCTCGATCCCGGCGTTTCTGCTCGTCATGATGTTATCGGTCATCTTCAAGCAGGGCAGCCACCCGATCGCGGAACCGCTCAACGGCGGGCTCCTCCTCGGGCTGATCTTCGCGTTCGTCTACTGGCCGGGGATGTGGCGGACGATCCGCGGCCCGTCGTTACAGGTCGCCGAGGAGGAGTGGGTCGACGCCGCGAGGAGCTACGGACAGACGCCGCTGAACACAATGCGCAAACACATGGCACCGTACATTGCAGGATACATAATGATCTACGGCTCTCTACTGCTCGGCGGAATCATCATCTCCACGGCCGCGCTCTCGTTCCTCGGCCTGGGTATCGAAGCACCGACGCCCGAGTGGGGACGGCTCATCAGCGACGGACGATCGTTCGTCGGCACGTCGTCGTGGCACGTCGCGACCATCCCGGGACTGATGATCGTCCTCGTGGTCACCGCGTTCAACGCGCTGGGTGACGGTCTCCGGGACGCGATCGATCCGGAGGCGGACACCGGCGGGACAGACGACACCGGTACCGCGGCGGCCGGAGGTGGTGGGTGATGTCGACCGAGACGCCCGCCGATCCGATCCTCGACGTTCGGAACCTCCAGACCGCGTTCTTCACCGAAAAGGAGACCATTCGAGCGGTCGACGGGATCTCGTTCGACATCCGGCGGGGCGAAACCGTCGGCATCGTCGGCGAAAGCGGGTCGGGCAAGAGCGTGACCGCCCGATCGATCATGGGACTCGTCGACTCGCCGGGACGCACGCTCCAGGGCAGTAGCATCCGATTCAACCACCTCGAGACGGTTCGGGAGTACGCGTCGACGTTCCCCGACCGTACCGTCGACCTCGAGGCGCTGGCGGCCGACTACGACCCGGCCGCCCTCTTCGACCGCGAGACGGTCGACATCACGCCGGCGGCGTTCGGCTGCGAGTACGCCGCGGACGTGCCGCTCGCGGACGTCGTCGCCGCCGGTTACGGCGACGAACTCGGACTCGTCGACGAGGACGACTGCGTGTTCGTCACGGACGGCAGTCCCGACGCGCCGACGGAGATCGCCGACGGATTCGTCGAGATCACGCGTCTCAGCGGCAAACCGCAGCGACTCATGCGCGGCGGACGGATCGCGATGGTGTTCCAGGACCCGCTGACGAGCCTCAATCCCGTCTACACGGTCGGCAACCAGATCAAGGAGTCGATCCGGCTCCACCAGGGACTGCGAGGCGAAGCGGCGACCCAGGAAGCGATCGACCTGCTCGAGGCCGTCGGCATCCCCGACGCGCGTCGCCGCGTCAACGAGTATCCACACCAGTTCTCCGGCGGGATGCGTCAGCGAGCCGTGATCGCGATGGCGCTGGCCTGCGAGCCGGAGCTGCTGGTCTGCGACGAGCCGACGACGGCGCTCGACGTGACGATTCAGGCGCAGATCCTCGATCTGCTCGCCGACCTGCAGGCGGAACGGGATCTCTCGATGATGTTCATCACCCACGACATGGGTGTGATCGCGGAGATCACCGATCGGGTGAACGTCATGTACGCGGGGGAGATCGTCGAAACGGCCGGCGTGAACACGCTGTTCGCCGATCCGAAGCATCCGTACACGCACGGCCTGCTCAAATCGATTCCGGGACAACAATCCGGCGACCGGCTCCAGACGATCGAAGGGAACGTTCCGACGCCGAACGAACCGGCGACGTCCTGTCGGTTCGCACCGCGGTGCCCGAAGGCGTTCGACGAGTGCGACGCCGTTCATCCCGTCCCGGTCCCGGTCGAGGAGGGGGTAGACGATCACACCGCGGCGTGCCTGCTCTGTCCCGGCGACCGCTCGACGTACGACGCAGTCGACCAGCATCGACGACGAAACGCGAGACGGACCGGAGGCGATACCGAATGAGTCACGAAGTGAGCCAGGAGCCGATAGCGACCGAGACCGACGTACCGACCGACAGCGACGAGGACGTGATGATCGAAGTCGATGGCCTGAAGACCTACTACGAGGACGGCGGACTCCTCGGTTGGACGCCGGTCAAGGCCGTCGACGGCGTCACGTTCGATATCCACCGTGGCGAGACGCTCGGCCTCGTCGGCGAGTCCGGGTGTGGCAAGACGACGCTGGGGCGAACGCTCCTCCAACTCGAGGACGCGACCGCCGGCGAGGTTCGGTTCGACGGCGTCGATATCACCGATCTCGAGGGCGACGAGCTCCACGAGTGGCGACGCAACGCCCAGATGGTGTTTCAGGACCCCGAATCGAGCCTCAACGACCGAATGACGATCGGCGAAATCGTCCGCGAACCGCTGGACGTTCACGAGTGGGAGACGCCGCAAGCGCGACGCCAGCGCGTCAAAGAGCTGCTCGATACCGTCGGCCTCCAGCGCGAACACTACTACCGCTACCCACACCAGTTCTCCGGCGGCCAGCGCCAGCGGATCAGTATCGCCCGCACCCTGGCGCTCGAACCGGATTTCGTCGTCCTCGACGAACCGGTCTCGGCGCTCGACGTCTCCGTGCAGGCCGAAATCATCAACCTGCTCGAGGACCTGCAAACCGAGTTCGGGCTGACCTACCTGTTTATCGCACACGACCTCTCCGTCGTTCGCCACCTCTGTGACCGGGTCGCGGTGATGTACCTCGGGAACGTCATGGAGATCGGGCCGACCGAGGAGCTGTTCACCGATCCGGCGAACCCGTATACGCACGCGCTGCTGTCGGCGATTCCGGAACCCGATCCGACCGTCGAGCGCGACCGAATCACGCTGCACGGGACGCCGCCGAACCCCCGGTACCCGCCCGCCGGCTGCCCGTTCAGCACGCGCTGTCCGGCGCGGATTCGACCGGCGGAGTATCGCGACCTCGACGACGAGCTCTGGAACCGGCTCAACACGCTCCGTGATCTTCTCAGCGAGCGCAAGCGCGCGGACCGCTCGGTTCGCGATCGAATCCGCGCGGCAGTCGGGAAAGACACGCGCTTCGGGACGGTCGAGGACACCTACGACGAACTGTTCGGTGACCAGGAGGTGCCGGCGCGCGTCCAGTCGGTTCTGGACGAGATCGCGACCCACGCTCGGGACCACGACGAGAGCGAGGCGATCGCCGTCTTCAACGAGGCGTTCGGCAGCGTCTGTGACGACGAGCCGCCGGCGTATCACGACATGAGCGACGGCGGCCACCAGAGCCACTGTCACCGGCACACCGACGAGTATCGGTCCCCGGACGCCGTCCTCGAGAACCGCCACGGGTGACGATGCCACCGACCGACGCCCTCGGTGACCGACTCCGGGTGTTCGGGCGCACCTGGCTTGACGCGATCACGTACGCGATCGCCGTCGCGGTGCTCACCGGCGTCGGTGCCCTGGTCCTCGGAGTTGCGACCGGTGGCGGGATCGTCCGTGCCAAGTACCTGCTGTTCGTCGCCGGGTGGGTGCTCCTCGCGTACGCGACGGTACGGCTGTGGCCGACGTCTCCCGACGACGTGGGAACTCCACCGACCCGTGGCGTCACCGAATCGATACCCGCGACCAACGATTCGACGCGGTTTCAGGCGTTCGTCCGGACGCTTCCGCCGCTGCGGTGGGTCCGACCGCCGCCGTCCGAAAAGCGGGTCACGCCGCCGGGAAAGCTCCTGCTCGGCAGTCTCCTGGTGCTGTTGCTGTCGTTTCTCATGGAGACCGTCTTCGGGGTCGGCTGAGGTCGCCCCCTCCGGAAAGAGTTAACCGACTCCTCTGACGACAGTGGTGTATGCACGACGATATCGGCGCTGCCGATCCCGGGTCGCTCCGCCGACGGGATCCGCAGGGCGTCCAGACGGAAGCCTGGAAACAGACGCTCGAGGACACGGAAGCGATCGCCCAGGAACGTCGCGACGATGGCTGGGAGGTCGTCACCATCATGGCCGCACACACCGATACCGTGAGCCGCGACATGGGCGACGACGAGCGGTTCGGACTCGTCCACGTGGTTCCGAACAACTACGCCGAGACGTTTACCGAGGTCTTCGACAGCGACGAATTCACCGAGTACCTGGCCTACGGAACTGAGATCGACGGGTTCATGTTCGTCGTCACGGAGCTAATCGACCCGGAGACCGAGCGATCGATTCTGCTCCCCAGTCGATACGATATCGCGCGCGCCGACGGCATGTTCACCTCCGCCGCGGACGAAGGCGTCCTCTACACCCACGTCAAGACGATCGACGGGACGATCCTCGGCACGTTCGAACACGAGGAGTACGACCCGTTCGTCCCCAGACCGAACGCGTAACCGTCGGGTCCGCTGTTTTCGTGGCTCCCGTCGTAGCGGTACTCGAGGCGTGGGACGACCGGGCCGCTGCAGTCTTCGCCCCAGTCGCAGTCGTTAAGGCCGTCGCCCTCGCCGGTACGACGTAACGACTCTCGACCCCGTTACGGGGCGATCGCCGGCAGCGAAGAGTGCGGCCGTTCGCGACGTGCCGCGGCGACAGCGGTCTCGCGGGCCGAGTATCGGCGATGAGAGACCAACGAACCGGTTCCGGGGCGAAAATGTCACCTTACCATAATTCATATGGTGTCTCGATTCGAACGGCACTACCATGACCGGGGATAGCACCCGTCGAGGCGAACGCAGACGGGTACGGCGGCGTTCACTGCTGAAGCGAGCAGGAGCCGCGGGGATCGCCGGTCTGGCGGGGTGCGTGCGGTTCGACGACGGCGTCGAGGCCAACGGCCCCGCCGAGGAGTTGCTTCGCGACGGGTTCGATGCCACGGGCGTCGAGCCGCCGTTCTCGACGACGATCGCCATTACCCAGGACGAAGAACGCGAGCGGTTCGCGCAACTGTTCCGGGACGAACTCAACGGGACGGGCTTTTTCGATGTCGATATCGAACGGCGGGAGTTCGGCTCGCACGTCGACCGCATGATCGCGGCGGCCGACGAATCGGAAAATGCCATGTTCGTCGCGAGCTGGACCGGCGGCTGGGACCCCAGCGACTACGTCAATATCCTGTTTCACTCGGACAACCACACGCCCGACGGCTTCAACGTCAACCACTACGCGAACGAGCGCGTCGACGACCGCCTCGATGCGGGCCTCGAGGAGACCGACCCGGACGAACGGGTCGCGATCTACCGGGAGGTACAGGAGGAACTGGTCGCCGACTCCCCGCTATCGTTCGTCCGCTTTCGGGAATCGACCCACGTCTGGGACGGCGCGGTCGTCACCGACTGGCGGACGTATCCGCTCCGGACGGGAACGTACTACGGCGTGTACGCGCCGTGGGCCGGCGTCTACACCGATCTCCAGGACGGCACCGAGTTCGTCGGCGATCTGGGGAGCGACGTTCAGAACACCGATCCGGTGTCGATGAACGACACCGCGTCCGGGCAGGCGACGGTGCTGCTCTACGAGCAACTCGTCGGCGTCGACTTCGAGGGCGAACCCTGCCCGTTTCTCGCCGACGAGTGGGAGCGACTCGACGAGACGACCTACCGGTTCTCGCTCCGTAATGGGGTTCGATTCCACAACGGCGAGCGTCTCACCGCCGATCACGTCAAGGGATCGCTCGAGCGGTACGAGGGAACTCCCCGGGAGAGCGACGTCTACGACTGGTACGACGGCAGCGAAATCGTCGACGACACGACCATCGAGATCAGTTGCTGGCGGGAGTACGGACCGTTCGAGAACGCGCTGTTCGACGTCCCGATCGTCCCGATGGCCGCGATCGACGGCGAACTCGACCTCGAGTCGGAGCCGATCGGAACCGGCCCCTACCAGCTCGTCGAGTACGAAAGCGACAACCGCTGGCGGATGGCCCGATTCGACGACCACTGGTTCGACGGCGACGGGACTGTCCCGGCGACGGCACCGATCGAGACGGTTACCCTCGAGATCATCACCGAGAAGTCGTCCCGCCAGGCCGCGCTCGAGGCCGGGAACGTCCACTTCAGCGGCGACGTCCCTTCGGCGAGTCTCGGCGACTTCGAGGACGACGACGCCTACGGCGTCGGCCGTCACGTCGGCGGCGGGTTCGATATGGTGATCTACCCCTCCTACCGCGCACCGTTTTCCGAGCAGTCGGTCCGCCGCGGCTGTAACATGTTGCTTCCGCGGCAGACGACCCTGGAAAACGTCTATCACGGCGTCGGATCGGTGGCGTACACGCCGATTTCGCCGCTGCTCGACGCCTACGCAGGCGAGGCGTTTCAGGAATCGATCGCGGACGAGTACGTGCACCCGAACTGACCTCACCGCTTCCCAATGTCCCTCGGTCGATACGTCTGCAAACGGCTGGTGCTCACGGTCCCGGTCCTGCTCGGCGTCACCCTGCTGACGTTCTCGTTCGTCCACGTGCTTCCGGGCGACGCAGCCGACGCGATCATCGGCTTTCGGGACGTCAGCCCCGGCGTCGAGGCGTCGATCCGGGCCGAGTACCACCTCGATCAGCCGCTGTGGAAACAGTACCTGCTGTGGCTGCGGGACGCGATCGCGCTCGAGTTCGGCGAGTCGCCGATCACCGGCCGCAGCGTCGCGGGGACGATCGGCCGTCGGCTCCCGGCGACGATCGCGCTCGGCGGGGCCGCGTGGCTGCTCGCGCTCGCGATCGGGATTCCGGCGGGGATCGTCGCCGCGGTCAGGCGGGGCGAGCCGGCCGACGAACTCAGCCGGCTCGCGGCGCTCGCCGGGATCGCGACGCCGAACTTCTGGCTCGGCCTCATCCTGCTTCTGGTCTTCGGGGTTCGGCTGGGCTGGTTCCGCGTCATTCCGCCGGACGCGCCGCTCGCGAGTCTCGCGATGGCGAAGTTCATGGTGCTCCCGACGATCACGCTGGGGACCGCGTCGGCCGCACTCGTCACCCGACTGCTGCGCTCGTCGATGTTGGCGGCGCTCGACGCCGAGTACGTTCGGACCGCACGAGCGAAGGGGCTTCCCGAGCGAACCGTGATCCTGAAACACGCGCTGCGAAACTCCCTGCTCCCGGTCGTGACCGTCGCCGGCCTCCAGCTCGCGTTCCTGGTCGACGGTGCCGTCGTCGTCGAACAGATATTCTCCTGGCCGGGGATGGGGCGGCTGCTGGTCCGATCGATCCTCCAGCGCGACTACCCGCTCATTCAGGCCAGCGTACTCGTCATCGCCGTCGCGGTCGTCCTCGCGAACCTGCTCGTCGACGTCGTCTACGCGACGCTCGACCCCCGCATCCGATACTAATCCATGAGCGACCGAGATCCATCCACCGAACGCGGCCGGATTCGCATCGTCGGCTTCGACGAGGCAGTCTCGGACCGGTTCGGTGACGAGGCGGGAGCCGCGAACTCGGAGGCGACACCGGAGACGGTTCCTCCCACGTCGCCGGAAGCGATCGCAGAGGCGGAGTCGGAGACGGAGACGACCGGCGAGACCGTCCCAGCGGGGCGGCACCGCCTCGAGGACGCGTGGCGACGGTTCCGGCGGGACCGGACGGCGATGGTCGGGTTGGGGATCATCGTCGCGATGACGGTGCTGGCGGTCTTCGCCCGGCCGATCGAGGTGTCGACCGCGGAGGTGACGATCAGGCTGCAGCCGTTCTCGCTGGCTCCCTACGACCCGGGCGAGACGTTCGTCGCACCGGCGAACGCGCCGCCCTCCTGGGCGCATCCGTTCGGGACCGACTGGGCGGGTCGCGACCAGTTCTCGCGGGTGCTCGTCGGCGGCCGGTACACGCTCGGAATCGGGCTCGTCGCCGTCGTGCTGGCGCTGGGCGTCGGCGTCCCCCTCGGTGCGATCGCAGGGTATTTCGGCGGCTGGACGGACGAAGTCATCATGCGGGTCGTCGACGTGCTCTACGCCTTCCCGTTTCTGGTGCTGGCGATCGCGATCGTTCCGATCCTCGAGCCGCTACCGGTCCTCGGCGACGGGTTCTGGACGGTGGTAACGGCGCTCGTGGTCACCGGATGGCTGGGCTACGCCAGACTGCTGCGCGGCGAAGTCCTCTCGGTCCGGGAACGCGAGTACGTCACGGCTGCCAGGGCGCTCGGCGTGCCCGACCGGACGATCGTCCGCAGACACGTCGTGCCGAACGCGATCACGCCCGTCGTCGTTCAGGCGACGCTCAACGTCGGGACGGTCGTTCTCGCGGCAGCGGCGCTCGGGTTCCTCGGGCTCGGCCTCGAACCCGGGAGCACCGAGTGGGGGGCGATGCTCTCGCAGGGCCGGAGCTCGCTCGTGCAGGGCCACTGGCACGTTACCGTCTTCCCCGGGCTGGCGATCTTCCTGTTCGTGCTGGCGATCAACCTCGTCGGCGACGGCGTGAACGACGCGCTCGATCCCCATCGAGACGCGGCCGACGAACGGAGGCGGATGCGCTGATGACCCTGCTCGAGGTCGAGGATCTCGTCGTCCA
Coding sequences within it:
- a CDS encoding DUF7555 family protein, whose translation is MPPTDALGDRLRVFGRTWLDAITYAIAVAVLTGVGALVLGVATGGGIVRAKYLLFVAGWVLLAYATVRLWPTSPDDVGTPPTRGVTESIPATNDSTRFQAFVRTLPPLRWVRPPPSEKRVTPPGKLLLGSLLVLLLSFLMETVFGVG
- a CDS encoding ABC transporter permease → MSVSESFEPTETTDESRPLRERVADNPGPARFWLLGAAVLFVLEFGRYVGWAHQLVGAVKYVIDLVGLIPSWIGDSVGEATVPIVSYFVSDAITLLILFGISVLVTRFTSWSATDRFDIGLSDRVVRFLERVVVTGILATLAVLLAFTPVGGLVNGTIDGVFNTLSSIPTLTSRELLSNQGHRTPGGGWDGTFLGLSPAVAWGIRVLLVYGYALAAIVWVWKGYTIFRDHYRQADWTPRDDTIRRFRTHYWGQFGLIVVLMFLVTALWAPAVSPVTAEQNIDAPYEYEIEYLNDDGEVETITPGRANLHSKSNGQNTIGPMSYDDYDRWAPLGTTSSGQDLLTHVAYGAQTSLVIGLLAIGLGGLIAVTMSMLTAYYKGLVDVLTVITSDTIISIPAFLLVMMLSVIFKQGSHPIAEPLNGGLLLGLIFAFVYWPGMWRTIRGPSLQVAEEEWVDAARSYGQTPLNTMRKHMAPYIAGYIMIYGSLLLGGIIISTAALSFLGLGIEAPTPEWGRLISDGRSFVGTSSWHVATIPGLMIVLVVTAFNALGDGLRDAIDPEADTGGTDDTGTAAAGGGG
- a CDS encoding ABC transporter substrate-binding protein, which encodes MTGDSTRRGERRRVRRRSLLKRAGAAGIAGLAGCVRFDDGVEANGPAEELLRDGFDATGVEPPFSTTIAITQDEERERFAQLFRDELNGTGFFDVDIERREFGSHVDRMIAAADESENAMFVASWTGGWDPSDYVNILFHSDNHTPDGFNVNHYANERVDDRLDAGLEETDPDERVAIYREVQEELVADSPLSFVRFRESTHVWDGAVVTDWRTYPLRTGTYYGVYAPWAGVYTDLQDGTEFVGDLGSDVQNTDPVSMNDTASGQATVLLYEQLVGVDFEGEPCPFLADEWERLDETTYRFSLRNGVRFHNGERLTADHVKGSLERYEGTPRESDVYDWYDGSEIVDDTTIEISCWREYGPFENALFDVPIVPMAAIDGELDLESEPIGTGPYQLVEYESDNRWRMARFDDHWFDGDGTVPATAPIETVTLEIITEKSSRQAALEAGNVHFSGDVPSASLGDFEDDDAYGVGRHVGGGFDMVIYPSYRAPFSEQSVRRGCNMLLPRQTTLENVYHGVGSVAYTPISPLLDAYAGEAFQESIADEYVHPN
- a CDS encoding ABC transporter ATP-binding protein, which codes for MSHEVSQEPIATETDVPTDSDEDVMIEVDGLKTYYEDGGLLGWTPVKAVDGVTFDIHRGETLGLVGESGCGKTTLGRTLLQLEDATAGEVRFDGVDITDLEGDELHEWRRNAQMVFQDPESSLNDRMTIGEIVREPLDVHEWETPQARRQRVKELLDTVGLQREHYYRYPHQFSGGQRQRISIARTLALEPDFVVLDEPVSALDVSVQAEIINLLEDLQTEFGLTYLFIAHDLSVVRHLCDRVAVMYLGNVMEIGPTEELFTDPANPYTHALLSAIPEPDPTVERDRITLHGTPPNPRYPPAGCPFSTRCPARIRPAEYRDLDDELWNRLNTLRDLLSERKRADRSVRDRIRAAVGKDTRFGTVEDTYDELFGDQEVPARVQSVLDEIATHARDHDESEAIAVFNEAFGSVCDDEPPAYHDMSDGGHQSHCHRHTDEYRSPDAVLENRHG
- a CDS encoding DUF7529 family protein, which encodes MHDDIGAADPGSLRRRDPQGVQTEAWKQTLEDTEAIAQERRDDGWEVVTIMAAHTDTVSRDMGDDERFGLVHVVPNNYAETFTEVFDSDEFTEYLAYGTEIDGFMFVVTELIDPETERSILLPSRYDIARADGMFTSAADEGVLYTHVKTIDGTILGTFEHEEYDPFVPRPNA
- a CDS encoding ABC transporter ATP-binding protein, giving the protein MSTETPADPILDVRNLQTAFFTEKETIRAVDGISFDIRRGETVGIVGESGSGKSVTARSIMGLVDSPGRTLQGSSIRFNHLETVREYASTFPDRTVDLEALAADYDPAALFDRETVDITPAAFGCEYAADVPLADVVAAGYGDELGLVDEDDCVFVTDGSPDAPTEIADGFVEITRLSGKPQRLMRGGRIAMVFQDPLTSLNPVYTVGNQIKESIRLHQGLRGEAATQEAIDLLEAVGIPDARRRVNEYPHQFSGGMRQRAVIAMALACEPELLVCDEPTTALDVTIQAQILDLLADLQAERDLSMMFITHDMGVIAEITDRVNVMYAGEIVETAGVNTLFADPKHPYTHGLLKSIPGQQSGDRLQTIEGNVPTPNEPATSCRFAPRCPKAFDECDAVHPVPVPVEEGVDDHTAACLLCPGDRSTYDAVDQHRRRNARRTGGDTE
- a CDS encoding ABC transporter permease, with product MSDRDPSTERGRIRIVGFDEAVSDRFGDEAGAANSEATPETVPPTSPEAIAEAESETETTGETVPAGRHRLEDAWRRFRRDRTAMVGLGIIVAMTVLAVFARPIEVSTAEVTIRLQPFSLAPYDPGETFVAPANAPPSWAHPFGTDWAGRDQFSRVLVGGRYTLGIGLVAVVLALGVGVPLGAIAGYFGGWTDEVIMRVVDVLYAFPFLVLAIAIVPILEPLPVLGDGFWTVVTALVVTGWLGYARLLRGEVLSVREREYVTAARALGVPDRTIVRRHVVPNAITPVVVQATLNVGTVVLAAAALGFLGLGLEPGSTEWGAMLSQGRSSLVQGHWHVTVFPGLAIFLFVLAINLVGDGVNDALDPHRDAADERRRMR
- a CDS encoding ABC transporter permease, with translation MSLGRYVCKRLVLTVPVLLGVTLLTFSFVHVLPGDAADAIIGFRDVSPGVEASIRAEYHLDQPLWKQYLLWLRDAIALEFGESPITGRSVAGTIGRRLPATIALGGAAWLLALAIGIPAGIVAAVRRGEPADELSRLAALAGIATPNFWLGLILLLVFGVRLGWFRVIPPDAPLASLAMAKFMVLPTITLGTASAALVTRLLRSSMLAALDAEYVRTARAKGLPERTVILKHALRNSLLPVVTVAGLQLAFLVDGAVVVEQIFSWPGMGRLLVRSILQRDYPLIQASVLVIAVAVVLANLLVDVVYATLDPRIRY